The genomic segment ATTCGCTTCCAAATAGGCGATTCTATTGGTAAATCCATTTTTTCAGATTATTTTCTTTTGGATCTTGCATGGTTTTTCATTTGATGGaaatatttagaataatctGTTTTAGGAACTAAATTGCCACTGATCGGACCATCCATTTTTAACTTGAAGTTTGGCATATAAATTCGTGGTTCAAaaactttttccttaaaacccatctttcatttttttatgttttgctTTCAACCAATTTTACTTGTAACGCACGTATCACCATTTTTTTGCTGTTCAAGAACCTTTTGTATTATACATATATGTAATAAGATATCGCTGATTTTTTTTCCACGTTAAATCGATCTTGCGCTGACATTTCTCACATTTTAATCCCAAAGTGTTGAAGTACGATTCGAAGACAGATTCTGCGCTGGAAGTGACGGAAGAAAACTACAATAACTGCAACAAATCAAACCCGATTAGATCTTATAGTGATGGAAATACAAAGATCACATTAGACAAAAGTGGCCCATTTTTCTTCATCAGTGGGGCAGAAGGCCACTGCGAGAAAGGCCAAAAGCTTGAGATCAAAGTTCTGTCAGCCAACCACAGCCACCTGCAGCCCGTGACGCCGGAACCTTCTCCAGCGGATATAGACCACCTTGCACCAGCTCCGGCACCCTCGACCGCTGGCTCTGGACCAAAGACATGGTGGTTTGTCACCGGCGCTGCTGTGGTGGGAATTTTATCTTCGATTTAGAGAAATATGACTATAAAGCAGTAGTTCATTATTTCGTGAGACAATTTGCATGGCATGTTGGTTGGTATTAGAATAATGTTTTTTATGTATTGTgtttttcttgattttgttgAATTCGGATTGGCATTATTATGATTTTGTTATTAGgatgattttaaattaattaagggagtTTTTTTTAATTAGTATAGCATTAATTAGTGGCTAATTTCGTTAACTTGTTTGCTGGATCCGTTCTGGCATGACAGGAGCATTCGCATTGCAAGTCCACTTTTTTACACAGACATATCCACATATTTGCATTCATATATAGAGACCGATTCAGCagatgaaaataaaaacgatTCCTGTTTGTTAGAATGCTTAATTCACTGATCGCACTCCACTTGTCAAATATGTAACAATCTCCAGCCCTATTTTTCTTTCAATCCCCCTCGTACAAATTCATCAAACAACATAACAAAAAacgaaacaaaatataaacaatggTAGTAGCACCAGGGAATGTGAATCCAACAGGAATGCGGGCACCACCTCCACCGGGGCAGGGCCAGCCAGTCATCAAGGCTGCGGGGGTAGTCACCCCCACCATGGCTTCGGAGGGAGCTTACCAAGGGCCGCCAAGAATGCCTGCGGCGACACAACATAACACAGAGGTTCTCCACCAGAGGAGCAAGATGCCTTTTTGCCCGGCAAGAATGGCCATTGGCGGGTTCGTGTGTGCAGCTATCATTGGCTATTTCACCTTGTACTCTAAGAAGAAACCTGAGGCTACTGCACTGGATGTTGCGAAAGTCGTCACCGGAACCGCCTCACCGGAAAATACTCGTCCCCGGAactaataatttcatttttaAGGTTATATATAGATTGCATGTGTTGCCGTTGAAATTTCAAGATATTCTAAGGATGTTATTTTTCAGCTTTAGGTAGTAGGCGCTACCATTGTTttgcaatttattttttaatatagattttttttaatccttttataaattattttttttattacaacatACGCGAGAAGGGGGGATCGAACCCGGGATACCGACTAATCCGGCAGAGGGTGAAACCATTGAGCTACAAGCTCGGTCTCatcttttataaatttaatctcAAACAAAAAATTTAGAGCGCCTTTGCTACACAAAAATTTGTGTTATCAAGAACTTATACCGCTACTTCAAATTGCACGTTAGTTATTGATATTAATGATATAGCGTTAAATATTAGTGCTATGGTGCATGCGTTGCGTAAGCTTAAAAAATTTCTTTCGAGCTTaagcaaatttttttataattattttgtttgtattaaaaatagaaataatatcataattatgAAAATCGACCATGACTATTgcgataattttttaaattggccatgccgtcaagAGATAATAaatctgtaaggcccgagattttaattaccgtaatccgagattaatctggaataatttatttattaattgagatgattatggatgaaacggatcagaccggaagagtcgaaagaagatttgacattttgtgcaagaagagttcggcgcatatgcgcgacgtgtatgggcgcacatgcgcgaggaagacagaaccatgcgcggcggaatgcgcgcacatgcgcggaacgtccagagagttcggcacacatgcgcggcggaatgcgcgcacatgcgcggaacgtccagagagttcggcgcacatgcgcggaggaagacgcgcatatgcgcgagtattgaaatgccgagaccgtaggtctcgcgcatatgcgcgacttatgtgcgcgcatatgcgcgagtattgaaatgccgagaccgtaggtctcgcgcatatgcgcgacttatgtgcgcgcatatgcgcgagcagtccagcaGCTGAGTTCCGGATagaacttccggcgcatatgcgcgcggcatgcaaaacaagaacaagccacTTGCCATAACCTGGCAACGTGtacgtgtgtgtatatatatatatatatatatatatatatatatatatatatatatataggtataTCCAAACAAATTCCTCAGAATGGAGAAGGGAAGCACCGAGGAAGCTTTGCGTGAGATTTGAGATTTACGAGTGATCCGTccttctgattttgaatctaagTACaacaccgagttcctagcgacgacagctacaactggacgtaagttttgttacgtttagacatgttctgaaattatgatgttgttggaattgaatacccGTCATatgtgatgttcttgacatgttagacatcatagaatcgaagtcagattaagaaacgtactgattatgtaattgttatgatttttgaaattgattaattgagattcgatatcagatttgtattgttattgaaattatgagttctggtattatatctgtggtgttggaattgacggggttatcgagactgtattgttatgccgtcgaaacatcagttgattgatattgagcagattcggtattggttgagattgtatggtggtatcatatgtcgattgacattgatcagattatgttttgatttgagtattaatcagaacaggttttgaactgagtcatatactgatattgtatctattcgattgtcattatcagattgggtatagacagagttgacttcaatacttcgtcttcgtcggaccgagaagataaaggtataaattaatgttgagttgagattgcacaactcgagtgaggtttgggctcgagtttccctaaatcacatactttaccttattgtatcgatttgattgatgtacttgttctcttgatttatagatagcaggtattagacgagtagtcttgtgacagaagtgcctgatagtggtgggatcgccacgggcacattgcatgatgtcacaagatagtgtattggcgattgtgccaaagtctgtcatcGGATGTTTgcctatcgatgtggatagaattataacttattctattactgatgatcgatattatatcgatgtggatagaatcggagcttcttctattacttgtgatcggtaccgtatcgatgtggatagaatcataacttcttctattactgatggtcgatatcatatcgatgtggatagaatcagagttctttctattactggtgatcgatactataccgatgtggatagaatacgagcttcttctattaccggtgatcgataccatatcgatgtggatagaattggtatttcttctattactggtgatcgataccctatcgacgtggatagaactggagtcttttctattactgttggtcgatatgggaatgccagcttctggaaaccgggatccctagactaggattgagtctagtcttaattgtgaagtcatgagtctaattgacagttatattgattaatgttgattatgttcctgaatatggtacatattgatttatgttcctgatgatggtacatgtttagaatatgacttattcttgatatggatttatattctgattttaatacatgttagacatatctgttatatgcttttatattgttttatgattgcatgtatacatgatttgtactgagaatgtaattctcaccggagttatctggctgttgtcttgtttgtatgtgtgcatggcaacaggtgggatagaatcagggtcaagaagagaaagatgctggactagatagcgtggagatccggcttcgaagcaacttaggattcagcactgatatatagttgaacctagttgaattcttgtagataatacaagaattgtatgttatatttaatatgtaatttgaattgaattacattacgtttccgctttgtattttaaaaaaaaatttagaccctgtttattataattgtttgaattattcctaaagacgattaaggaatgaattagcgtccgggtccccacaacaggtggtatcagagcattaggttctagaactgtaggttcttggactgagatagaagctagtgagcggggtagaaggagtttctttccttgcatgtgtatgctagcatgatgttATATTTTACTGCCTAAGTGCATGGCATATGATGGAATATAATGTtgaaattacattgtatatgctaagaTTTCAGTATATTTTTACTGTTTAGGAAGTTACattttacctgaatatctgagttgatttggtaatatgtattatttgaaactggatcagaaccaattcttgatcagaggtaagctgatcaggattgGGATTGAGAGGGCTTTGTCTCCTGTTACTACTAATGtttgtgattatcagatattcctcctagaagaattcctagaacgaggtagtacttcgactgatctgatggatgtgtcagaaactctgatggaaacacagttgatgagatttcagtcatttcaaccgccgattcttaGGGGTATTGAGGCGCCagtcgattgtgagaattggctggaGGATATAGAAATGTTATTTAAATTTCTTGGTTTTACAGATGATTGTAGAATTTAAAGTGGTTGGAAATCAACTACGGGAagtcgctaggagttggtggctggtaactaGGGAAGCCATAGCACAGCATGGTTCAacgattacgtggaaaatttttaaggttGAATTTTATCTAAGGTTTGTACCTCTATCATACCGACAGGATAAAAGTGCATAGTTTACAAATCTGAGACAATGGTCAgttgaatgttgatgagtatttggcccagttttTCACCTTGCTATATTTTGCCCCTCAAGTGGCTAGAAATGATACAACTGTATCTGATCAGTTtatccagggattgaatccggagatacgcaCATTGGTGAATGTGAAACAACCGAGTAATTTTGCTGATATTCTGAATCGAGCAAAAAGAGCAGAAACCGTTCTGAGGCGACAAAAGGAAGCTTCATATGTTCTTCCAACATCGATACCACAACAACTGCCTTCCAGAATTGAGATTGGCAGCagcagtagtggaaagaaagagcagttgaaagctcgaaagaaacagttcaagaagttagggagcggttcatctagctccagtggttctagcccgagttatactggagtttattgcaggatttgcggagggagacatcccatggagcagtgccagggagtgactggtaagtgcaatatctgtaaacagcagggacactttgctagagtctgtccacagaaaggttcccgaagatttcagggagcagaatcatctggtggtagtgatcgaggaacagacccaggacatacgtaatgatatagtggcaggtaataatcttttatgattatgttgcatatgtattgatatatactaatacattccctacgattatctttgactgagttgtattgatatatgttgtacctgctgggtctgtagtactgtagtattgatccttgtaccttttggggaaatgaattgatatcagtgaattttgtgatatattgtgtactgcagtaaaaagagaatgagattgaattagattgtattgtacttgtgttatctgattctgattacattattgatattaatatgctaacaagtacagaactattatagattcttgccaggagatggtaagattcggacctgaaatggccgatgaacgaatgatatatggtaagggttctcgattttgaattccttgatatccgtattatgtatgattcgatgattatcgaaaagaatggagaaattccttatgtattcagttgattactgaagttgagcctatctcgAAATAATTTGTCAGTAGCatggagagttgctatagttgttccagatgaaattccgggtttgtcttatatcagggagagtgacttcaaccttgatttgatatcaggtatggatttcattttagaccTCTGTACATAATGATATTGAGtgaattgaaagaactgaaatgtcagttagaagatttactgcctgagagttagagttacatctcaTTATGTGTTCCTCtgagaaatacttcagttctgtgtatgggttgataaatcctgtgttccgaagtgttctgatgatcttatgctcgttttatctatgatattttgatatattcgtagcgtatgattgattgaatcgaacagttgaaatatGTAtcgaatattctgggaactgagattgttgtatacagaattgttcggctatgaatccagattgcaacatattgtattcagagtctgtgatatctgaagatagtatactgattgattgtagcacagttgggacagtgatcagattgttcagaacttgatttcgatagtcagaacagtgtgttaatcagaataccaggtaggtaatgctttattttatataattagatgatttgtttgtgccagatatttcgaatttgaaatgacaggtattgtcagaggcacacagtagtagattcagtatgattctggtaacaggaaatgtgtgataattcgaacggacagttttgatgtaaacaaatgaaatcagttatgtcagaatttgtattgaaatgtctaaatcgctgacagatgaagacaggaagatagaaaccagaagattggttatacagattatcgattcctgaatagaaataggagtataattctatggatctggtgatagacttaccgaaatcgtgccaagaatgtaccaggatgtggttatgattgaacgattgttcaaatcggcatatgtatattgtacaagatgacgtgcagatatgacaagacgactgagaggtatgtcagaaaaaAGGGTCCGatggtattgaatgccagagttaattatatcataccgtgatttttggttgatttagtactgttggcagaatgtatagcatgatttttttatctatggtttatagattgacggatagtcggagcgaactatctagatactggaggatatccaggaactgtagtgctggattttagcactagtgacttgatgtcttgtcactttatgaattattgtataatgatagctatcaaacgagtattgagatagctacagacgagacattgtacagtgagtactgcagatttccgctgaatgggaatgatattacggtgatatctgagattgaatttgataacagctgatgatattgattgggtatgagctgttgattggtatatacggatgttgtatagccaatatttgcaagtaattttatcagaatggtttgatagaatgaatttgctgaagcaacctctattatacattccttctttatctgatttgatcgcctgtgatttcgaggacgaaatcatatcttagagggggaaaaatgtaaggcccgagattttaattaccgtaatccgagattaatctggaatgatttatttattaattgagatgattatggatgaaacggatcagaccgggagagtcGAAAGacgatttgacattttgtgcaagaagagttcggcgcatatgcgcgacgtgtatgggcacacatgcgcgaggaagacagaaccatgcacgcacatgcgcggcggaatgcgcgcacatgcgcggaacgtccagagagttcggcgcacatgcgcggaggaaggcgcgcatatgcgcgagtattgaaatgccgagactgtaggtctcgcgcatatgcgcgacttatgtgcgcgcatatcGCGAGCAGTCCAGCAGCTGAGTTCCGGATagaacttccggcgcatatgcgcgggccttgggcgcgcatatgcgcgcggcatgcaaaacaagaacaagccacTTGCCATAACCTGGCAACGtgtacgtgtatatatatatatatatatatatatataggtataTCCAAACAAATTCCTCAGAATGGAGAAGGGAAGCACCGAGGAAGCTTTGCGTGAGATTTGAGATTTACGAGTGATCCGTccttctgattttgaatctaagtacagcaccgagttcctagcgacgacagctacaactggacgtaagttttgttacgtttagacatgttctgaaattatgatgttgttggaattgaatacccgtcatatatgatgttcttgacatgttagacatcatagaatcgaagtcagattaagaaacgtactgattatgtaattgttatgatttttggaattgattaattgagattcgatatcagatttgtattgttattgaaattatgagttctggtattatatctgtggtgttggaattgacggggttatcgaaattgtattgttatgccgtcgaaacatcagttgattgatattgagcagattcggtattggttgagattgtatggttgtatcatatgtcgattggcattgatcagattatgttttgatttgagtattaatcagaacatgatttgagtattaatcagaaaaggttttgaactgagtcatatactgatattgtatctattcgattgtcattatcagattgggtatggacagagttgacttcaatacttcgtcttcgtcggaccgagaagataaaggtataaattaatgttgagttgagattgcacaactcgagtgaggtttgggctcgagtttccctaaatcacatactttaccttattgtattgatttgattgatgtacttgttctcttgatttatagagagcaggtattagacgagtagtcttgtgacagaagtgcctgatagtggtgggatcgccacgggcacattgcacgatgtcacaagatagtgtattggcgattgtgccaaagtctgtcaccggatgtttgactatcgatgtggatagaattataacttcttctattactgatgatatcgatattatatcgatgtggatagaatcggagcttcttctattacttgtgatcggtaccgtatcgatgtggatagaatcataacttcttctattactaatggtcgatatcatatcgatgtggatagaatcagagttctttctattactggtgatcgatactataccgatgtggatagaatacgagcttcttctattaccggtgatcgataccatatcgatgtggatagaattggtatttcttctattactggtgatcgataccctatcgacgtagatagaactggagtcttttctattactattggtcgatatgggaatgccagcttctggaaaccgggatccctagactaggattgagtctagtcttaattgtgaagtcatgagtctaattgacagttatattgattaatgttgattatgttcttgaatatggtacatattgatttatgttcctgatgatggtacatgtttagaatatgacttattcttgatatggatttatattctgatttgaatacatgttagacatatctgttatatgcttttatattgttttatgattgcatgtatacattatttgtactgagaatgtaattctcactggagttatccggctgttgtcttgtttgtatgtgtgcatggcaacaggtgggatagaatcagggtcaagaagagaaagaggctggactagatagcgtggagatccggcttcgaagcaacttaggattcagcactgatatatagttgaacctagttgaattcttgtagataatacaagaattgtatgttatatttaatatgtaatttgaattgaattacattacgtttccgctttgtattttaaaaaaaaatttagatcctgtttattataattgtttgaattattcctaaatacgattaaggaatgaattagcatTCCGGTCCCCACAAAATCTATACTAGATtataaaacaatatatataaataaattagcaGCTATTGCcactacaaatttttttatttattagtaGCATTTCACCCATGCGATCTATGAAATGCTATTTTATAACTAATGATTAAAATTAGTAATTATTAGAGtctgaataattatttaaaattgttgatatattataatgcatatatttaaattttaaattctattataaaaaattattatatcaaAATGTTTATGTCATTTGAGGTAATGCTCAAATGATGATAACAGTTTATGGACACCTTTTTAAAAAGTTGAAAAACATAATATTAGATAAAagcttttatattttatttagtatgATAGGGAGCAGTAAAGATACATATATAAAAGTAACAAACAACTTAAAACTATAATCGAAATTAAATAGAATGATATAATCAATGGAGATACTTAAAtttagtttatattttcaaGTAACAtcgaatttaaatttgaattttaaaaaataaattgaaaaaaattcatatttaattatgtatttatttttgtatgCAGGTAGATCGAATCAACGAATTAATCAGATTTTAAGCgccaaatgtatttttgaatttaACTCACGAGTGATACTGAAcattattcatttttttttaattatgattgAAAATTGATTGTTTGAACGTGATACAGAAATCAGACTGAATTATTTATAGAGTTTATAATAACAATTAAATATATCAAAtaacacaaaatcatatataaaatgaaacgaattgaaataaaaatgcaAAAATATAGAAGTAGTTTATGTTTTCAATGGAATTCAGTTTTAATttgaataaagaaaaaaatatataatttataaattatatttgaattgacataaaaatgaattaaattcaaattttaacgaattgatataattattacAAATAATAATTGAAGTTTTTCAAATTTCTTCAGTTCACATTTGAGTTTttctaaagaaaataaaaaagtctttataaaaataatatcaataaaaattgcataaaattaaatattttcaaccATTTCTTGCAATATACTTATTTCGATATCCATtatatatctttattttttttagaattatCGTTTTTTATGGGaacttattattttaaataaaaactcatcttctaaatatatatatatatatataatgaattaATATAACTTCCATTGAAACATAATTTGTTATGAAGGTAATGTAATATgtaaagattattaaatgaattaATATAACTTTCATCGGGATTTTTAGGTTTGGTGGCATATGCACCAAATGATACaacattttaagaaaatgacATCGTTTAACCATAATATTCTTTCCTTCGTTTTTGGCGCTAATTATTTTGTAAGGTGACAATTAACGCATATTAATGTCAAAGCTTTCACCAGTGAACGTttgcaatattttatttataaatgaagggttaacaaattaaaatacgactaagttttttttaagacgagttaaaagtatttttttattaattgggTCGGATCGGGTTAGAAGATatatatgtatcacaaaattgatttgtcagatgattttattaaagtttTTGTGTTAAAATGAAATATATCAGCTTTGACCACGAATCACATTGATTTTATATAGTTATTATTGTATATAGCAAATATACAAATACTAATTTTGGTGTTGACGTGAAacctttttttgttttaaataaaataccctATTATGTTTACACTATCTATCTCGCAAAAATTACTAATAACTcatcatttataatttaattttatttctttctaatatatatgtttttttagtaa from the Primulina tabacum isolate GXHZ01 chromosome 16, ASM2559414v2, whole genome shotgun sequence genome contains:
- the LOC142529720 gene encoding early nodulin-like protein 14, whose translation is MASLKTLICCFHILLSLFMATNLSEAREFVVGGNKKKWEIPSSSDEFNKWAAKIRFQIGDSIVLKYDSKTDSALEVTEENYNNCNKSNPIRSYSDGNTKITLDKSGPFFFISGAEGHCEKGQKLEIKVLSANHSHLQPVTPEPSPADIDHLAPAPAPSTAGSGPKTWWFVTGAAVVGILSSI